The following is a genomic window from Dermatophilaceae bacterium Soc4.6.
GGCACCGGCAGCATGGGCGCGGCGGCCCGACAGCTGGGAGTGAGCCAGCAGGCCATCAGCGCTCGGATCACCGCGGCTGAGGCGCTCTTCGGGTTCGCGGTCCTGCAGCGCTCGACCACCGGGGTCACCCCGACCGGGCAGGGGCAGCTGGTCCTGGCCTGGGCCCACACCGTCCTCGACGCGGCTCGCGAGCTCGAGGAAGGGGTCCTGGTCCTGCGCGCACCGGGTCGCACGGTCAGCGTGGCAGCCAGCAACACCATCTCCGAAGCACTGTTGCCGGTGTGGGCCAGCCGGCTGCGGCGAACCCACCCCGACACCAGCCTCAACGTGTTCCCCGGCAACTCCCAGGACGTCATCGACGCCGTCACCG
Proteins encoded in this region:
- a CDS encoding LysR family transcriptional regulator, translated to MSHLTHVPSLEQLTAVVAAAGTGSMGAAARQLGVSQQAISARITAAEALFGFAVLQRSTTGVTPTGQGQLVLAWAHTVLDAARELEEGVLVLRAPGRTVSVAASNTISEALLPVWASRLRRTHPDTSLNVFPGNSQDVIDAVT